The genomic segment GCTTATCGCCTCAGCCACGGGAGGTTGACGCCATGTCATTAGCACAAACGGTGCCATCCAATTTGGCTGTAAACCACAAAACAGTTTCGCCGATACATGCGCTCAGAGTGTTCAATACCTTGCTCTGGAGGCAGATTCTGCAAGGTAAATATTGGCTGACACTCGCAGCCCTGTGTGTGTTATTTGTTTATTTGTTACTGAGTAGCTTGTTGGGGCAGGGGGTAGAGCGATTTTTAGCGCAAAATCTACAATCGACGCTGGGTGCAGACACGCAAGTGACAGTAAGGCGGCCATGGCAAAAGGCGGAGCTGGACTGGATCACAACGCATTCGACAAAGTCCAGTTTGCAGTCTCAGTACCGTGTGACGCTTAGCAATCACGCTCAGCATCAGAGCGCCATTCTAAAGGCAGTGGATAGCAACTATCCGCTTCAGGGAGACATTCACATCAGTCAAAGTAAGGGGCTCGATGCACAGCGTACACAACAGGGCCCAGGACTAGGTGAAATCTGGCTTGAGCCAAGGTTAGCAGCGGCCCTGTCCGTGGAGCTGGGAGATACACTTGAACTAAACGGTGTGCCGCTGCGAGTTTCCGCGCTGTTGTTGCTAGAGCCAGATAGGATCCTTGAAGGCCTGGGCAGTGATATGCGTGCTATGGTATCTCAGTTGAGTCTGTCCGGCGGTGATCTGACGCCACATCTGAACAGAGCTCTGATGCTGCACGATACTGGGCTTAGCGCCGCCATCGAGCAATTTCAGTCAAGTGCACCGAGCGTGCAGGTGATCAGTAAATCTCTGAACAATTATCCGCTTGCCAAAGTC from the Pseudoalteromonas sp. R3 genome contains:
- a CDS encoding FtsX-like permease family protein gives rise to the protein MSLAQTVPSNLAVNHKTVSPIHALRVFNTLLWRQILQGKYWLTLAALCVLFVYLLLSSLLGQGVERFLAQNLQSTLGADTQVTVRRPWQKAELDWITTHSTKSSLQSQYRVTLSNHAQHQSAILKAVDSNYPLQGDIHISQSKGLDAQRTQQGPGLGEIWLEPRLAAALSVELGDTLELNGVPLRVSALLLLEPDRILEGLGSDMRAMVSQLSLSGGDLTPHLNRALMLHDTGLSAAIEQFQSSAPSVQVISKSLNNYPLAKVWQRVQNFLGLLSLLIVLLTVLILWLCSQVQVQPLKKSVSVLLACGMERRMLPALAISAGAIILILSLIPALLLALLASYGVSHLAQSYVDGFALYWHWQDLLAALTLATAVYFFIALPMWLVLLRGIFVR